The following are encoded in a window of Geotrypetes seraphini chromosome 5, aGeoSer1.1, whole genome shotgun sequence genomic DNA:
- the LOC117360347 gene encoding olfactory receptor 1019-like gives MEKRNHSEVTEFVILGFFEFPDMQLLLFLVFLIIYLMSVTGNLLIIITVCSNSHLHSPMFFFLTNLSFLEICYVSVTVPKLLTMLIAQDNTISFMQCMIQMYLFMVCTDNEIYLLTAMAYDRYVAICKPLHYTIIMNKNICFLLAIASWTISFLNSVPHVTLISQSSFFSSNEINHFFCDIAALMTLSCSGASVIETINYFEAPLLAFAPFILTIISYVFIISAILKIQSAKGRQKAFSTCSSHLTVVLLFYGTTFGVYLRPQSPYSMDLNKLLTVVYITAIPLFNPLIYSLRNKELKGTLWKATRRAENYFSSRINKILHTVFDSNISTIN, from the coding sequence ATGGAAAAGAGAAATCATTCTGAAGTGACAGAATTCGTCATTCTGGGGTTCTTTGAGTTTCCTGACATGCAGCTCCTCCTTTTCCTTGTGTTTTTGATTATTTATCTGATGTCCGTGACAGGGAACCTTCTCATTATAATCACTGTTTGCTCCAATTCCCATCTGCACAGTCCTATGTTCTTCTTCCTCACCAACTTGTCCTTCCTTGAAATCTGTTATGTGTCTGTCACGGTGCCTAAATTGTTAACAATGCTTATAGCACAGGATAACACCATCTCTTTCATGCAGTGTATGATACAGATGTACCTGTTCATGGTCTGCACAGATAATGAAATCTACCTTCTTACTGCTATGGCCTATGATCGCTATGTTGCCATCTGCAAACCCTTACATTATACCATCATTATGAACAAGAACATTTGCTTTCTTCTAGCCATTGCTTCATGGACAATTTCATTTCTAAATTCAGTTCCTCATGTTACTTTAATATCTCAATCATCTTTCTTTAGCTCCAATGAAATTAACCATTTCTTCTGTGACATCGCAGCATTGATGACCTTGTCGTGTTCAGGGGCCTCTGTCATTGAAACTATAAATTATTTTGAAGCCCCACTTTTAGCTTTTGCCCCTTTCATATTAACAATTATATCATATGTGTTCATTATTTCTGCTATCCTTAAAATTCAATCTGCTAAGGGGAGACAAaaggccttttctacctgttcttCTCACCTCACAGTTGTTCTGTTATTTTATGGAACTACTTTTGGTGTGTACTTGAGACCTCAGTCTCCTTATTCAATGGACCTTAACAAACTGCTTACTGTAGTGTATATAACTGCAATTCCACTGTTCAACCCCTTGATTTATAGTCTGAGaaataaggaactgaaaggaactTTATGGAAAGCAACCAGAAGAGCCGAGAACTATTTTTCATCCAGAATTAATAAAATTTTGCACACTGTATTTGATAGCAATATTTCAACAATAAATTAA